From the genome of Triticum aestivum cultivar Chinese Spring chromosome 3B, IWGSC CS RefSeq v2.1, whole genome shotgun sequence, one region includes:
- the LOC123068609 gene encoding piriformospora indica-insensitive protein 2 isoform X2, with protein MGRARGGRLLLVLAALFVALLLLSGCAAEGEDEEGSPVAAAEEAALYAAIGGFVGKAWNGSGLFPDPCGQTPIQGVSCDLFNGLWHPTVVSIGPVLDNSLQCAPDARFSPQLFDLRRLKSLTFYACFPAANPTAIPAANWYRLAGTLETLEFRSNPGLAGAIPASLGRLASLQSLVLVDNNLTGAVPPELGGLAKLRRLVLSGNGLSGPVPATLGNNNTQLRRLDEPLLIVDMSKNSLTGSLPPSLGGLKGLLKMDLSNNRLDGRIPPELAGLESLTLLDLRNNSLTGGLPEFVLGMPALQDLLLSSNPLLGGTLMQRGWEKMASLATLDLSNVGLGGAIPESMAAMPRLRFLALDHNRLSGTVPAKLAALPSIGAMYLNGNNLTGALEFSPAFYQRMGSRFASWDNPGLCAAEADGGAPTGVAVCKDAQDPPRVGVRDRMDGGGGKPEASSSLPASSSSFGLSGHKVAGLWCLVMVMVL; from the exons ATGGGGCGCGCTCGCGGCGGCAGGCTGCTCCTGGTCCTCGCCGCGCTGTTCGTGGCGCTGCTCCTCCTCTCCGGCTGCGCGGCGGAAGGGGAGGACGAGGAGGGctcgccggtggcggcggcggagg AGGCGGCCCTGTACGCCGCCATCGGGGGCTTCGTCGGCAAGGCCTGGAACGGCTCCGGCCTCTTCCCCGACCCCTGCGGCCAGACTCCCATCcag GGGGTGTCATGTGATCTCTTCAATGGCCTGTGGCACCCAACAGTGGTCAGCATCGGTCCGGTGCTCGACAACTCGCTGCAGTGCGCACCGGACGCCAGGTTCAGCCCCCAGCTGTTCGACCTCCGGCGCCTCAAGAGCCTCACCTTCTACGCCTGCTTCCCGGCGGCCAACCCCACGGCGATCCCGGCCGCGAACTGGTACAGGCTTGCCGGCACACTCGAGACGCTTGAGTTCCGCTCGAACCCGGGCCTGGCCGGCGCCATCCCGGCGTCCCTCGGCCGCCTGGCCAGCCTGCAGTCCCTGGTCCTCGTCGACAACAACCTCACGGGCGCCGTGCCGCCGGAGCTCGGCGGGCTGGCGAAGCTGCGGCGGCTCGTGCTGTCCGGGAACGGGCTGTCGGGCCCGGTGCCGGCGACGCTCGGTAACAACAACACCCAACTACGCCGCCTCGACGAGCCGCTGCTGATCGTGGACATGAGCAAGAACTCTCTAACCGGGTCTCTGCCTCCGTCGCTAGGTGGGCTCAAGGGGCTGCTCAAGATGGACCTCAGCAACAACCGCCTCGACGGCCGCatcccgccggagctcgccggcctCGAGAGCCTCACACTGCTCGACCTCCGGAACAACAGCCTCACCGGCGGGCTCCCCGAGTTCGTGCTGGGGATGCCGGCGCTGCAGGACCTGCTGCTCTCCAGCAACCCGCTGCTGGGAGGCACCCTGATGCAGCGCGGCTGGGAGAAGATGGCGAGCCTGGCCACGCTGGACCTGTCCAACGTCGGCCTCGGCGGCGCCATCCCGGAGTCCATGGCGGCGATGCCCAGGCTGCGGTTCCTGGCGCTGGACCATAACCGCCTCTCCGGCACCGTGCCGGCCAAGCTGGCCGCGCTGCCGAGCATCGGCGCCATGTACCTCAACGGCAACAACCTGACGGGGGCGCTGGAGTTCTCGCCGGCGTTCTACCAGAGGATGGGCAGCAGGTTTGCCTCCTGGGACAACCCCGGCCTGTGCGCGGCGGAGGCGGACGGCGGCGCGCCAACCGGCGTGGCCGTGTGCAAGGACGCGCAGGATCCGCCTCGCGTCGGCGTGAGGGACAGGATGGACGGGGGTGGGGGGAAGCCCGAGGCGAGCTCGAGCCTCCCGGCGTCCTCCTCGTCGTTTGGCCTCTCGGGTCACAAGGTCGCCGGCCTCTGGTgcttggtgatggtgatggtgttgTAG
- the LOC123068609 gene encoding piriformospora indica-insensitive protein 2 isoform X1, with product MGRARGGRLLLVLAALFVALLLLSGCAAEGEDEEGSPVAAAEEPEAPMEDKEKAALYAAIGGFVGKAWNGSGLFPDPCGQTPIQGVSCDLFNGLWHPTVVSIGPVLDNSLQCAPDARFSPQLFDLRRLKSLTFYACFPAANPTAIPAANWYRLAGTLETLEFRSNPGLAGAIPASLGRLASLQSLVLVDNNLTGAVPPELGGLAKLRRLVLSGNGLSGPVPATLGNNNTQLRRLDEPLLIVDMSKNSLTGSLPPSLGGLKGLLKMDLSNNRLDGRIPPELAGLESLTLLDLRNNSLTGGLPEFVLGMPALQDLLLSSNPLLGGTLMQRGWEKMASLATLDLSNVGLGGAIPESMAAMPRLRFLALDHNRLSGTVPAKLAALPSIGAMYLNGNNLTGALEFSPAFYQRMGSRFASWDNPGLCAAEADGGAPTGVAVCKDAQDPPRVGVRDRMDGGGGKPEASSSLPASSSSFGLSGHKVAGLWCLVMVMVL from the exons ATGGGGCGCGCTCGCGGCGGCAGGCTGCTCCTGGTCCTCGCCGCGCTGTTCGTGGCGCTGCTCCTCCTCTCCGGCTGCGCGGCGGAAGGGGAGGACGAGGAGGGctcgccggtggcggcggcggaggagccggaggcgCCGATGGAGGACAAGGAGAAGGCGGCCCTGTACGCCGCCATCGGGGGCTTCGTCGGCAAGGCCTGGAACGGCTCCGGCCTCTTCCCCGACCCCTGCGGCCAGACTCCCATCcag GGGGTGTCATGTGATCTCTTCAATGGCCTGTGGCACCCAACAGTGGTCAGCATCGGTCCGGTGCTCGACAACTCGCTGCAGTGCGCACCGGACGCCAGGTTCAGCCCCCAGCTGTTCGACCTCCGGCGCCTCAAGAGCCTCACCTTCTACGCCTGCTTCCCGGCGGCCAACCCCACGGCGATCCCGGCCGCGAACTGGTACAGGCTTGCCGGCACACTCGAGACGCTTGAGTTCCGCTCGAACCCGGGCCTGGCCGGCGCCATCCCGGCGTCCCTCGGCCGCCTGGCCAGCCTGCAGTCCCTGGTCCTCGTCGACAACAACCTCACGGGCGCCGTGCCGCCGGAGCTCGGCGGGCTGGCGAAGCTGCGGCGGCTCGTGCTGTCCGGGAACGGGCTGTCGGGCCCGGTGCCGGCGACGCTCGGTAACAACAACACCCAACTACGCCGCCTCGACGAGCCGCTGCTGATCGTGGACATGAGCAAGAACTCTCTAACCGGGTCTCTGCCTCCGTCGCTAGGTGGGCTCAAGGGGCTGCTCAAGATGGACCTCAGCAACAACCGCCTCGACGGCCGCatcccgccggagctcgccggcctCGAGAGCCTCACACTGCTCGACCTCCGGAACAACAGCCTCACCGGCGGGCTCCCCGAGTTCGTGCTGGGGATGCCGGCGCTGCAGGACCTGCTGCTCTCCAGCAACCCGCTGCTGGGAGGCACCCTGATGCAGCGCGGCTGGGAGAAGATGGCGAGCCTGGCCACGCTGGACCTGTCCAACGTCGGCCTCGGCGGCGCCATCCCGGAGTCCATGGCGGCGATGCCCAGGCTGCGGTTCCTGGCGCTGGACCATAACCGCCTCTCCGGCACCGTGCCGGCCAAGCTGGCCGCGCTGCCGAGCATCGGCGCCATGTACCTCAACGGCAACAACCTGACGGGGGCGCTGGAGTTCTCGCCGGCGTTCTACCAGAGGATGGGCAGCAGGTTTGCCTCCTGGGACAACCCCGGCCTGTGCGCGGCGGAGGCGGACGGCGGCGCGCCAACCGGCGTGGCCGTGTGCAAGGACGCGCAGGATCCGCCTCGCGTCGGCGTGAGGGACAGGATGGACGGGGGTGGGGGGAAGCCCGAGGCGAGCTCGAGCCTCCCGGCGTCCTCCTCGTCGTTTGGCCTCTCGGGTCACAAGGTCGCCGGCCTCTGGTgcttggtgatggtgatggtgttgTAG
- the LOC123068609 gene encoding piriformospora indica-insensitive protein 2 isoform X3 encodes MGRARGGRLLLVLAALFVALLLLSGCAAEGEDEEGSPVAAAEEPEAPMEDKEKAALYAAIGGFVGKAWNGSGLFPDPCGQTPIQGVSCDLFNGLWHPTVVSIGPVLDNSLQCAPDARFSPQLFDLRRLKSLTFYACFPAANPTAIPAANWYRLAGTLETLEFRSNPGLAGAIPASLGRLASLQSLVLVDNNLTGAVPPELGGLAKLRRLVLSGNGLSGPVPATLGGLKGLLKMDLSNNRLDGRIPPELAGLESLTLLDLRNNSLTGGLPEFVLGMPALQDLLLSSNPLLGGTLMQRGWEKMASLATLDLSNVGLGGAIPESMAAMPRLRFLALDHNRLSGTVPAKLAALPSIGAMYLNGNNLTGALEFSPAFYQRMGSRFASWDNPGLCAAEADGGAPTGVAVCKDAQDPPRVGVRDRMDGGGGKPEASSSLPASSSSFGLSGHKVAGLWCLVMVMVL; translated from the exons ATGGGGCGCGCTCGCGGCGGCAGGCTGCTCCTGGTCCTCGCCGCGCTGTTCGTGGCGCTGCTCCTCCTCTCCGGCTGCGCGGCGGAAGGGGAGGACGAGGAGGGctcgccggtggcggcggcggaggagccggaggcgCCGATGGAGGACAAGGAGAAGGCGGCCCTGTACGCCGCCATCGGGGGCTTCGTCGGCAAGGCCTGGAACGGCTCCGGCCTCTTCCCCGACCCCTGCGGCCAGACTCCCATCcag GGGGTGTCATGTGATCTCTTCAATGGCCTGTGGCACCCAACAGTGGTCAGCATCGGTCCGGTGCTCGACAACTCGCTGCAGTGCGCACCGGACGCCAGGTTCAGCCCCCAGCTGTTCGACCTCCGGCGCCTCAAGAGCCTCACCTTCTACGCCTGCTTCCCGGCGGCCAACCCCACGGCGATCCCGGCCGCGAACTGGTACAGGCTTGCCGGCACACTCGAGACGCTTGAGTTCCGCTCGAACCCGGGCCTGGCCGGCGCCATCCCGGCGTCCCTCGGCCGCCTGGCCAGCCTGCAGTCCCTGGTCCTCGTCGACAACAACCTCACGGGCGCCGTGCCGCCGGAGCTCGGCGGGCTGGCGAAGCTGCGGCGGCTCGTGCTGTCCGGGAACGGGCTGTCGGGCCCGGTGCCGGCGACGCTCG GTGGGCTCAAGGGGCTGCTCAAGATGGACCTCAGCAACAACCGCCTCGACGGCCGCatcccgccggagctcgccggcctCGAGAGCCTCACACTGCTCGACCTCCGGAACAACAGCCTCACCGGCGGGCTCCCCGAGTTCGTGCTGGGGATGCCGGCGCTGCAGGACCTGCTGCTCTCCAGCAACCCGCTGCTGGGAGGCACCCTGATGCAGCGCGGCTGGGAGAAGATGGCGAGCCTGGCCACGCTGGACCTGTCCAACGTCGGCCTCGGCGGCGCCATCCCGGAGTCCATGGCGGCGATGCCCAGGCTGCGGTTCCTGGCGCTGGACCATAACCGCCTCTCCGGCACCGTGCCGGCCAAGCTGGCCGCGCTGCCGAGCATCGGCGCCATGTACCTCAACGGCAACAACCTGACGGGGGCGCTGGAGTTCTCGCCGGCGTTCTACCAGAGGATGGGCAGCAGGTTTGCCTCCTGGGACAACCCCGGCCTGTGCGCGGCGGAGGCGGACGGCGGCGCGCCAACCGGCGTGGCCGTGTGCAAGGACGCGCAGGATCCGCCTCGCGTCGGCGTGAGGGACAGGATGGACGGGGGTGGGGGGAAGCCCGAGGCGAGCTCGAGCCTCCCGGCGTCCTCCTCGTCGTTTGGCCTCTCGGGTCACAAGGTCGCCGGCCTCTGGTgcttggtgatggtgatggtgttgTAG